Genomic segment of Picrophilus oshimae DSM 9789:
AGCACTTGAGGACATACCTGAGGTTCAGAGGCCTGTGATAAAGGGCATGGTCGAGGTCATGAGGGGTTGCGGCGTTGGCTGCGACTTCTGCGAGGTTACTTTAAGACCGTTAAGGTACTATCCTTTGGAGAAAATAAAGAAGGAGATCGAGGTTAATGTTGCCGGCGGAATAGATCATGCCTGGCTTCATTCTGATGAGATCTTTGAGTACAAGCACGAGAAGATGTTCACGCCAAACCAGGATGCCCTTGAGGATCTTTTTAAAACCGTTATGAGCATAAAGGGCGTCACCGGAACAAATCCTACTCACGGAAGAATATCAATACCAGCGGCGTTTCCAGAGCTTATAAAAAGTCTATCAGAGATAATACATGCCGGGCCTGATAACTGGATAGGCATACAGACAGGTGTTGAAACAGGCAGCGACTCACTTGCAATGAAGCACATGCCAAATAAAACAATGCCATTAAGGATAGGATCTGACGGTACATTCCAGGAGATAGTCTGGCAGGGTGTTTACAACGAAACAAAGTATTACTGGAGATCGGCATTCACAATACAGGTTGGCCAGCAGGAGGAAACCGATGAGGATAACTGGGATTCAATAGCAATGATAAACAGGCTTAGCAATTCATATGTTGACGGCAGACCATTTGAGTTCACGGTAACACCATTGGTCAATGTTCCACTTGGAAGAATAAAATCAAGAAACCTAAACATGATGCTTAATCCAGTGCAGCTTGGTGTTTACTATGCATCATACAGGCACCTCGCAAAGATGGCCGCAAGAGATGGATTCTCAAACACACATGGAAACATGTTTGTCAGGCTTGGAACAGGCTCTGTTATATCAATAGGTGGAACATTGATGCTAAAGGTCGTTGAAAAGATAGCAAGGAAGCACGGCGTTGACATAGATAAGGTAAAAAGGTACGGCATAGAAAATAATTCAGAGATAAGCTCGCTTAGCATGCTCGCAAGGGCATAAAATTTTTAAAGTTTTTATAATACAATTTTATACCGGACTATGGTTAATTACAGATTTTTAAAGAGGATACTTGCAGTTGGTGAAAAGGACATTTTATCAAGATTAACATTTTTTTCTGATATGAGCATAAAAAATTCAGAATATTTAATAGAAATGCTAAAAAATTACCAATCAGATTTAAATAATTATAATTCGATGATACGTGATAACGAAAAGGCCAGCGATGAGATGGACGTTAACCTTAGACATGATGTCACATCAGGCGCAATAAGTTCAAATCTAATGGATAATATACTTTTGTTAATAGAAAAATGCGATGATATTGTTGATAAGACTTACTATGTTTCAAGGGAAATAAAAAGATATATTTTAAATCATAAATTCATTGATGATGAGGAGAATATAATAAAATACACATATGGAAGATTCATTGATATATTAAATAAAAACATCGAGGCACTAAATGTTGTGAAATCAATATTAAATGAAAATGATATAAATGCAATGAAGGAGCATAGAAAGACCATAGAATCAATAGAGGAGGAGGTTGATAACATAAAGGATTCGGTTATAGATTTTTCATATAAATCATCAAATACAGTATCATACATAACATTTGAGCATATAAACACACTTGCGCATAAACTGGATGACATGCTTGATGACTGTGAGGATATAGCAGATCTTGTCTTTACAATAATGCTCTCGGTGACAAGTTGATCTTTTTAATAATATCATTGATATTAACATTTCTTTTAACCGCCTTTGTTTCAGGAAATAACATGTCTGCAGCTGTTGGAACGCTGATAGGCTCAAGGATTATAGGCAAAAATGCGGGATTAAGCATAGGCGCTGCCGGTTTTATATCCGGACTTCTGCTTGAGGGTGATCTTTTAAAGGATGCATCAAGCCTCCTTCCGGATTCCTACATTTATGTAACATACGCATTTTTGATCTCATTTTTGATATTTATAATTGCAAATATAATCAGGGCACCATTATCTTTGACAATGGCCCTGGCCGGAACCTCAATAGGCATATCGTTAAAAATATCGTATAAAATTGATTCATCACTAATAGATAAGATGATTTTATTCTGGATAGCCGCACCTGTTATATCAATAATAATATCATATATCTCAGAGAGGGTCTTCTTCAGGGGCCCAAAAAGGGAGGTCTGGAGAACGGCATCATTAATAAAGGTTCTATTAATAATATCATCATTCTTCACGGCCTTTACGCTTGGATCAAATACCCTTGGATTTATAGCTGTAATAGAGGGCTTTAATTTTATAACGCTTGCAATCATGATAATATCAATAATAACAGGCTCATTTTTTTTAAGTGCCGGGGTAATAAAACGTGTGGGCCAGGAGATGTACCTGATGAGGTATTCAAACGCACTTGTATCCCTGCTTGTTTCATCATTT
This window contains:
- a CDS encoding B12-binding domain-containing radical SAM protein; translated protein: MTRYVLVSDTTLSYEYRNFPLLDFLPCAPGDKIPGRIYRFLKGPAPEALPNGELKYAPYSIRKIEASLLRKFKRNEVAVAHEDYLENFIKDDTEIIGVSTMDPLGIGPTTMSYVALFGGNLDAWVRREWDALIEKINRVRAGKKAKLVVGGPGVWEFTVLRDEIEKYKFDYIVQGEMDDLAPELFEQISEGNIDKKMFFQGYMTYDDHFRKVLKNDDMFIARGIGQRAYPALEDIPEVQRPVIKGMVEVMRGCGVGCDFCEVTLRPLRYYPLEKIKKEIEVNVAGGIDHAWLHSDEIFEYKHEKMFTPNQDALEDLFKTVMSIKGVTGTNPTHGRISIPAAFPELIKSLSEIIHAGPDNWIGIQTGVETGSDSLAMKHMPNKTMPLRIGSDGTFQEIVWQGVYNETKYYWRSAFTIQVGQQEETDEDNWDSIAMINRLSNSYVDGRPFEFTVTPLVNVPLGRIKSRNLNMMLNPVQLGVYYASYRHLAKMAARDGFSNTHGNMFVRLGTGSVISIGGTLMLKVVEKIARKHGVDIDKVKRYGIENNSEISSLSMLARA
- a CDS encoding DUF47 family protein, translating into MVNYRFLKRILAVGEKDILSRLTFFSDMSIKNSEYLIEMLKNYQSDLNNYNSMIRDNEKASDEMDVNLRHDVTSGAISSNLMDNILLLIEKCDDIVDKTYYVSREIKRYILNHKFIDDEENIIKYTYGRFIDILNKNIEALNVVKSILNENDINAMKEHRKTIESIEEEVDNIKDSVIDFSYKSSNTVSYITFEHINTLAHKLDDMLDDCEDIADLVFTIMLSVTS
- a CDS encoding inorganic phosphate transporter; the encoded protein is MIFLIISLILTFLLTAFVSGNNMSAAVGTLIGSRIIGKNAGLSIGAAGFISGLLLEGDLLKDASSLLPDSYIYVTYAFLISFLIFIIANIIRAPLSLTMALAGTSIGISLKISYKIDSSLIDKMILFWIAAPVISIIISYISERVFFRGPKREVWRTASLIKVLLIISSFFTAFTLGSNTLGFIAVIEGFNFITLAIMIISIITGSFFLSAGVIKRVGQEMYLMRYSNALVSLLVSSFLVEAATFFSVPLSNTQTLTSSVFGVGISYKYKAIYIKPFIIIVMTWIIAPLLGLILGYIA